A genome region from Setaria italica strain Yugu1 chromosome III, Setaria_italica_v2.0, whole genome shotgun sequence includes the following:
- the LOC105913995 gene encoding uncharacterized protein LOC105913995 codes for MTMATVVVTIATPTIVTIVTTTATTAIAMTRLQPCEDPLYGIVLGKGSYPIGRVVLPDTFGMPGNYRMEHLTFEVANFKTFYHAIFGRPMLARFMVIPHHTYLVLKMPAPNGVLSIHGNIETSYKCDTEAV; via the exons ATGACCATGGCGACCGTCGTCGTGACGATCGCTACCCCGACGATCGTGACCATCGTCACGACGACCGCGACGACCGCCATTGCGATGACC CGGCTCCAGCCCTGTGAAGACCCTCTCTACGGCATCGTGCTcggcaaaggatcctatcctattggTCGAGTTGTTTTGCCAGACACCTTTGGCATGCCTGGAAACTACCGTATGGAGCACCTCACATTCGAGGTGGCCAACTTCAAGACTttctaccatgccatctttggcaggccCATGCTGGCGAGGTTTATGGTGATTCCACATCACACCTACCTTGTCCTCAAGATGCCAGCTCCAAACGGTGTCCTCTCCATCCATGGCAACATCGAGACATCGTACAAGTGCGACACGGAAGCGGTGTAG